From a region of the Panicum virgatum strain AP13 chromosome 2K, P.virgatum_v5, whole genome shotgun sequence genome:
- the LOC120695078 gene encoding uncharacterized protein LOC120695078: protein MDMLEMLTVRFHFNGEFVNDGKILQYVGGSEQMSYIDRDKVSLPEVIGHLKDHCAVEEGTLLHWLFPGRELKSGLRALVDDKVCIEMAGVTSEGEVAEIYVESPTFLQESDNGSGRTSNYEDELGDMDVADEEDTEAEEPRRQIVVRKSCSREEIQKQLLALEVFYTSPSKKGKEKKEDVRGKKKAACPDSSTDSDYLPGDTCSSEDDEEAAEILKNYKEFKKKQKSGQRATLDDVVLEGAAHAFPVGFEGYDEGNETPYAGSSDDEDSLEEIGPNGELCRKEDGCIRYKKNGKPQFQLGMKFRSKKQFKKAIIRYGLAERKVINFIKDDPKRVRAKCDWRHCPWVCLLSNNSRSESWQIVTFEDYHTCPPRRDNRLVTGRRIAEKYEKFIITNPSWNFVSMKETVQEEMFANVSISKLKRAKALVMKKALDSMKGQYNRLYDYQAELLRSNPGSTVIVVKDPEFEEPIFQRMYICLDALKKGFIAGCRKVVGLDGCFFKGAITGELLCAIGRDANNQMYPIAWAVVERENNDSWDWFCDLLFKDIQVGDGSGWVFISDQQKGVLNAVRRWAPIAEHRNCARHIYANWKKHFSVKEWQKLFWRCAKAPCLLLFNKARARLARDTIDGAQAIMNTHPEHWSRAWFRTYDYCLNPLEGMNGWPASDRLPLKAPGYVRMPGRPKKERRRDSTEGPKGTKMSKMGTVIRCSKCKQTGHNRSTCKKRSAAPSQSRTDQVLAQGSASHSEAGAEAAASHSVGAAQAPATQLGIPGGVSPQAIVPMPSTQGSYTSTSTTRIPPKAGTKKRKAPSDPSTSAKAIKTRASATVATGPGGSATINLVANVPRPQASSSATINISTGTASARVSASAPKSQAKPRKPKAPPVLFLPPWDSAKL, encoded by the exons ATGGACATGCTGGAAATGCTTACAGTTAGATTCCATTTCAACGGGGAGTTTGTGAATGATGGCAAGATTTTACAATATGTTGGAGGAAGTGAGCAAATGTCATATATCGACCGAGACAAAGTGTCCCTGCCAGAAGTCATTGGTCACCTAAAAGACCATTGTGCAGTTGAAGAAGGCACATTGCTTCATTGGTTATTCCCTGGCCGAGAATTGAAGAGTGGTCTTCGTGCTTTGGTTGATGATAAGGTGTGCATTGAAATGGCAGGTGTCACATCTGAAGGAGAGGTTGCAGAGATATATGTTGAAAGTCCAACGTTTTTACAGGAGTCAGATAATGGAAGTGGTAGAACAAGTAATTATGAGGATGAGCTTGGGGATATGGATGTGGCAGATGAAGAAGATACAGAGGCCGAAGAACCAAGAAGGCAAATAGTGGTAAGGAAGTCATGCAGTAGGGAGGAGATTCAGAAACAACTTTTGGCACTTGAGGTGTTTTACACCAGCCCAAgcaagaaaggaaaggaaaaaaaagaggatgTGAGAGGAAAGAAAAAGGCTGCATGTCCTGATTCTAGCACTGATAGTGATTACCTGCCTGGAGATACATGCTCATCAGAAGATGATGAAGAGGCTGCTGAGATATTGAAAAATTATAAAGAATTcaagaagaaacaaaaatcTGGGCAGAGGGCTACATTGGATGATGTGGTACTGGAAGGGGCAGCACATGCTTTTCCAGTTGGCTTTGAAGGATATGATGAAGGAAATGAAACCCCATATGCAGGTAGCAGTGATGATGAAGACTCTTTAGAAGAGATTGGACCTAATGGAGAGCTATGTAGGAAGGAAGATGGCTGCATTAGATACAAGAAGAATGGGAAGCCACAGTTTCAGTTAGGTATGAAGTTTAGAAGTAAGAAACAATTCAAAAAGGCAATTATTAGATATGGACTAGCTGAGAGAAAGGTAATAAATTTTATTAAGGATGACCCTAAGAGGGTTAGGGCAAAGTGTGACTGGAGGCATTGTCCATGGGTGTGTCTTTTGTCCAACAATTCTAGGAGTGAGAGCTGGCAGATTGTGACATTTGAAGACTATCACACTTGCCCCCCTAGAAGAGATAATAGGCTTGTGACAGGGAGAAGGATAGCAGAAAAATATGAGAAGTTCATTATTACTAATCCAAGTTGGAACTTTGTAAGTATGAAGGAGACTGTACAAGAAGAAATGTTTGCTAATGTTAGCATCTCAAAACTTAagagagctaaggctttggtcatgAAGAAGGCACTGGACTCTATGAAAGGTCAGTACAACAGGTTGTATGACTACCAAGCCGAGCTCCTTAGGAGTAACCCAGGTAGTACAGTAATAGTGGTTAAGGATCCAGAGTTTGAAGAGCCCATCTTTCAAAGGATGTACATATGCCTAGATGCATTGAAGAAAGGCTTCATTGCTGGATGCAGAAAGGTTGTAGGCTTAGATGGTTGTTTTTTCAAAGGAGCAATAACAGGAGAGCTGCTATGTGCTATAGGGAGAGATGCAAACAACCAAATGTACCCTATTGCATGGGCTGTGGTTGAAAGGGAGAACAATGATTCATGGGATTGGTTTTGTGACCTATTATTTAAAGACATACAAGTTGGTGATGGTTCTGGATGGGTGTTTATATCAGATCAACAAAAG GGCGTACTCAATGCTGTGCGGAGATGGGCTCCTATTGCTGAGCATAGAAACTGTGCTAGACACATCTATGCCAATTGGAAAAAGCACTTCAGTGTCAAGGAGTGGCAGAAATTGTTCTGGAGGTGTGCCAAGGCTCCATGTCTGCTGCTGTTTAACAAAGCTCGAGCAAGGTTGGCCAGAGATACAATAGATGGTGCTCAAGCTATAATGAATACACATCCAGAGCATTGGAGTAGGGCTTGGTTCAG GACATATGACTATTGTCTCAATCCATTAGAAGGAATGAATGGATGGCCAGCATCTGATAGGCTCCCCCTTAAGGCTCCTGGTTATGTTAGGATGCCAGGAAGGCCAAAGAAGGAGAGGAGAAGGGATTCTACAGAAGGTCCAAAGGGCACAAAAATGTCTAAGATGGGCACGGTCATTAGGTGTTCAAAATGCAAGCAGACTGGTCACAACCGATCAACATGTAAGAAGAGATCTGCTGCACCCTCTCAAAGTCGTACTGATCAAGTTCTTGCCCAAGGCAGTGCATCTCACTCAGAAGCTGGTGCTGAAGCAGCTGCCTCTCACTCAGTTGGTGCTGCTCAAGCACCTGCAACTCAGTTAGGGATCCCAGGTGGTGTTAGTCCACAAGCCATTGTACCTATGCCAAGCACACAGGGAAGCTACACATCTACAAGTACAACAAGGATCCCACCAAAAGCAGGAACTAAGAAAAGAAAGGCTCCATCAGATCCATCTACAAGTGCTAAG GCCATCAAAACAAGAGCTAGTGCTACAGTGGCTACTGGACCTGGTGGATCAGCTACAATTAATCTGGTGGCCAATGTTCCAAGACCTCAAGCAAGTTCAAGTGCCACCATAAATATCTCCACAGGGACAGCTTCTGCCAGGGTCTCTGCAAGTGCACCAAAAAGCCAAGCCAAGCCtaggaagcctaaggcaccacCAGTTCTTTTCCTCCCTCCATGGGATTCTGCCAAGCTTTGA
- the LOC120666175 gene encoding uncharacterized protein LOC120666175 encodes MAARLSLSGARGPVADDFLLPPWLCALQFLVKDRAWEQPEIEEIRRDEELRRAPLVAGVVTSCKPNGLGDLLITLKDPTDTISAAVHKKVLLEGNYGQDISIGCVILLSKVPVFRPTPKACYLNITKVVKIFRKDCDAPSKRLISSNTTERSEDSTTNIMTRLLGHERMMASKQ; translated from the exons atGGCGGCTCGCCTCTCGCTCTCGGGCGCGCGGGGCCCGGTCGCCGACGACTTCCTGCTGCCCCCCTGGCTCTGCGCCCTCCAGTTCCTCG TGAAGGACCGCGCGTGGGAGCAGCCGGAGATCGAGGAGATCAGGCGTGACGAGGAATTGCGTCGAGCACCTCTG GTGGCCGGGGTGGTGACATCCTGCAAGCCAAATGGTCTGGGCGATCTCCTGATTACGCTTAAG GACCCTACGGACACAATTTCCGCTGCAGTACACAAGAAAGTTCTTTTGGAGGGTAATTATGGTCAGGATATTTCTATCGGCTGTGTCATTCTTCTGAGTAAG GTACCTGTTTTCCGTCCAACTCCCAAGGCATGCTACCTGAACATTACCAAAGTGGTTAAG attttcagaaAGGATTGTGATGCCCCATCTAAGCGACTGATTTCATCAAATACTACTGAAAGAAGTGAGGATTCTACCACCAATATAATGACAAGACTTTTAGGTCATGAAAGGATGATGGCCAGTAAGCAGTAA
- the LOC120666166 gene encoding BTB/POZ domain-containing protein At4g08455-like — protein sequence MWCQSCKEEYEVEDAGTCKECYEEASETEEELKREIDDLRARLLFLRLPSPTLDAASAPHSDLLLHAIPSCSSSGAGGDGGDAARAPYTPAVPAHRVILASRSPVFRAMLENEMEESRSGIIKIFDVSYDVLRAFVHYMYTAEALLDEQMASDLLVLAEKYEVKHLKTYCEKFITSKVNNENAIAHYAFAHRHSAKQLLEASLSVLMDNMSTLADREEYKELVEKDPRLVVEIYEAYLNRQVNTAAGKDTDCCSRK from the exons ATGTGGTGCCAGTCGTGCAAGGAGGAGTACGAGGTGGAGGACGCGGGCACCTGCAAGGAGTGCTACGAGGAGGCCAGCGAGACGGAGGAGGAGCTCAAGCGCGAGATCGACGACCTCCGAgcccgcctcctcttcctccgcctcccctcccccaccctcgacgccgcgtccgccccgcactccgacctcctcctccacgccatcccctcctgctcctcctccggcgcgggaggcgacggcggcgacgccgcgcgcgcaccATACACACCCGCCGTCCCCGCCCACCGCGTCATCCTC GCAAGCAGATCTCCTGTTTTCAGAGCGATGCTTGAGAATGAGATGGAAGAGAGCAGGAGTGGCATCATCAAAATCTTTGATGTGTCCTATGACGTGCTTCGTGCTTTTGTCCATTACATGTACACAGCAGAAGCTCTTCTAGATGAGCAAATGGCATCTGACCTCTTGGTGTTGGCTGAGAAGTATGAAGTAAAGCACCTGAAGACCTACTGTGAGAAGTTCATAACATCCAAAGTGAACAATGAAAATGCCATTGCCCACTACGCATTTGCACATCGCCACAGTGCAAAACAGCTGCTGGAGGCCTCCCTTTCTGTGCTCATGGACAATATGTCCACACTAGCAGATCGGGAAGAATACAAGGAGCTTGTTGAGAAGGACCCGAGGCTTGTCGTGGAGATCTATGAAGCCTATCTCAACCGACAAGTCAACACTGCGGCTGGGAAGGACACAGATTGCTGTAGCAGGAAATGA